The Elaeis guineensis isolate ETL-2024a chromosome 13, EG11, whole genome shotgun sequence genome includes a region encoding these proteins:
- the LOC105055872 gene encoding LOW QUALITY PROTEIN: uncharacterized protein (The sequence of the model RefSeq protein was modified relative to this genomic sequence to represent the inferred CDS: inserted 1 base in 1 codon; deleted 1 base in 1 codon): MSKKEREEERPSEMRGPDSEEAVKRLWVVAVIARWRKRQKQSHDRGIGAITPVHRNSHDGTKLDFAWLSTPLGEGYDGPNVFHAVGKEIAVPSSTKLVVDADSSGTRRIPASGLPWTTRGYXVLPCGPRSTPISGHKYPSPPTHFFPFPRLPPSSICLNPGPFFRPRLGSVLFGTVRSVTMLALEEALDLPFPLLEQVFNDELGFTPWETQPTPDHETFARTGPQPGRDEPDRPPSLDEERRRRRMISNRESARRSRMRKQRYLEELRAEVNRLRSENRALENRLATMVHCCLLFRRDNDRLQSVSAALNRRISELRRVLLLRRQLHRLSSPASATVCGGFAPGTDQTVSSLIV; the protein is encoded by the exons ATgagcaagaaagaaagagaggaggagagaccATCGGAGATGAGAGGACCAGATAGCGAAGAGGCCGTCAAAAGACTCTGGGTGGTTGCTGTGATTGCCAGATGGCGAAAGCGGCAAAAACAGAGTCATGATCGTGGAATAGGGGCTATCACCCCTGTTCAC AGGAATTCCCATGACGGGACAAAATTGGATTTTGCCTGGTTGTCCACTCCTCTCGGAG AGGGCTACGATGGGCCAAACGTTTTCCATGCTGTTGGGAAGGAAATAGCGGTTCCATCCTCCACCAAGCTGGTAGTGGACGCTGACTCAAGCGGGACCCGCAGGATACCCGCATCCGGGCTCCCCTGGACGACACGTGGAT TTGTGCTGCCCTGTGGGCCCCGCTCCACACCAATCTCCGGCCATAAATACCCGTCCCCTCCAACGCATTTCTTCCCTTTCCCCCGGCTCCCTCCCTCCTCTATCTGCTTAAATCCCGGTCCATTTTTTCGCCCC CGGCTCGGTTCAGTCCTTTTCGGTACCGTCCGGTCCGTCACCATGTTGGCCCTCGAAGAAGCCCTCGACCTCCCGTTCCCGCTCCTCGAACAAGTCTTCAACGATGAGTTGGGCTTCACCCCCTGGGAGACCCAGCCGACCCCGGATCATGAAACGTTTGCCCGGACCGGACCTCAACCCGGCCGGGACGAACCGGACCGGCCTCCGTCCCTGGACGAGGAGAGACGGCGCCGGCGGATGATCTCGAACCGGGAGTCGGCTCGGCGGTCCCGGATGCGGAAGCAGCGCTATCTGGAAGAACTCCGGGCCGAGGTGAACCGGCTCCGGTCTGAGAACAGGGCCCTCGAGAACCGGCTTGCCACGATGGTCCACTGCTGCCTTCTCTTCCGCCGCGACAATGACCGGCTCCAGTCCGTGTCGGCCGCCCTCAACCGCCGTATATCGGAGCTCCGCCGTGTCCTGCTCCTCCGCCGGCAGCTCCACCGCCTGTCCTCACCTGCCTCCGCCACCGTCTGCGGCGGCTTCGCCCCTGGAACCGACCAGACCGTTTCGTCGCTAATTGTATAA